The window TCGTCTGGAATCAAATTCCGTCCTCTGAACGCGTCCCTCAAAAGATACTTCTCCACTCCGTCCTGTTCTCATTAAACACATGGGAACAacttacagtttttctcaatggctttggagcatttctcagaTCATCATTTATATTTGCAAAACATTACGTtcatttctcaaaacatttcacACAAAGAGCACAAAgagagtcactgtctgtgaggagtgtggtgtgttctccctgtgtctgcgtgggtttcctccgggtgattgtctgtgaggagtgtggtgtgttctccctgtgtctgtgtgggtttcctccgggtgactgtctgtgaggagtgtggtgtgttctccctgtgtctgcgtgggtttcctccgggtgactgtctgtgaggagtgtggtgtgttctccctgtgtctgcgtgggtttcctctgggtgctccggtttcctcccacagtccaaaaacacacgttggtaggtggattggcgtctcaaaagtgtccataggtgtgagtgaatgtgtgagtgtgtgttgccctgtgaaggactggcgccccctccagggtgtgttcctgccttgcacccagtgattccaggtagactccggacccactgcgacactgaactggataagcgttacagacaatgaatgaattaattaatgtgctCTGAAGAGTGGATAAAGTCAGATTCAGTATTCTTGTTTCTTGCACTTTAGAATAAATGATTACAGATGTTAATTTGACTTTCAGTTTTTAATCACTTTATAAGTAAGAAAATACTGTCAATAACCATAATGCGTTTTTTTTGCTGATTATATAACAAAGAATCATAGATGactgtgaggagatggtgtgttctccctgtgtctgcgtgggtttcctccgggtgctccggtttcctcccacagtccaaaaaaacacgttggtaggtggattgacgactcaaaagtgtctgtaggtgtgtgtgtgtgtgttgccctgtgaaggactggcaccccctccagggtgtgtatttccgccttgcgcccagtgattccaggtaggctctggacccaccgcgaccctgaattggataaggggttacagataatgaatgaatgaatgaatgaatgagaatcaTATATGACCCATCCCCAATGTAAAAACAGATCCCAGTAAAATAACATATGCCCCAACaaaaatatagtaaatatatttaaaatataatacagcaaatataaaaaaacagccataaaatattattatatgtaaTAAGTAAAATAAGAGCTAAGAGCATCATCTGCATGTTCAAATCAAATCATTTCTAGTTGCTACTTGACGACACATGTTCATACATTGTTCCCATCTCTTTCACAGACACTGTACTCTAGAAGCAATCTTCAGTTACTTATGAAACTACAATGCATTAAACTGTTACTGTTACACCCAAGGAAGTGGAAACTATTCTCACCTTGGGTGCTCTCATCTCCTCAGGCAGAGAGAGGTAGTAGGCAGCGAACCTGTTGTCCAGGAAAGGCACTCGCAACTCCAGTCTGATTATAAGGATTTGGAGAATAAGAAGCTATTGAACACTGTaaggaacactgggtaaaacttggtatttttgctcctcaTTCAACACATGCAGAGCAATTTATTTAACagcaccttaaaatgtaatgaagttTATCATTAACCAGTTCATGACCACACAGCCATCCCCACTGTCCAGACATTCCAGGACTTCAGGAGGTGGACAGAAGGCCACTGATAGTGGAATCAATCagtcacattttatttacagtggaCGAGACCGTCTTTATGTAGAGAAGCAGAGTTTTGTTCCTCACCCATGTGCAGCTGTAGTTCTGTCTGCTCTCAGCCCGTCAAACAGATAAAGTTCCTTCAGCAAACGCACACTGTCCTCTGCAGCATCCTTCAGAGACGGAGCCTGAGTCAGGGACCGACATTAAAAACAATCAGTCATCGTTTATtgtattactttgtgtttttaatcacaGTTATTTACGTTTATCTTATCTGCTTAAACaggtttcatttaatttttttttcatttaattattttactgatgTATGTATTTATGACTACTCATGTAGcaaatgtataattataattcatATGTCCTTCTCTTTTAAATCTCTTTTATCCCCTCTTGTCAACCTATgtagaactggcgccccctcctgggtgtgttcctgccttgcgcccagtgattctggataggctccggacccaccgcgaccctgaaccagataagtgcttacagacaacaaatgaatgaattaatacatttttaatttaatctgtAATCTATGTAATCTTTACCTTATGGAAATAGATGTAGCCCTGGGTAAGTTCATCAGACCCTTCACCGGAGAAGATCACCACACTGTCTGTCTTCTCACGAATGTACTTCGATATCAGATACATGCCtagaaacccacacaaaacacaaacaacccCAAAACTGCTGAACCATCACTGTATACATTGAGCAATACTGTCCCCAAGTGGGTAAGAAGATATTAGATATTATTTATCACtaactttcataaacaatagTTTAAAagttgttacatttaaaaacaaattgacatcattcttttttaatttatttaacattaacattttaaccGACACCTCCAAGAGTTTCAACTTTATAAATCATTGGCTACCAGCGATGCTCAGAGACTTTGACTCTATTCTGCCCGGAATGGAAcattttcctgtttatatttgcttggtgttttataaataattagcatttttgtttatctttCCTTTCATGAAAAGtgccattaaaaataaacaagggcATATTTGTGAATATTAGTAACTGTAAACTAAACATGTATCTCTTTCTTTCAGCCAAAAGGGTTTCAGTGAAAGCTTTTCgctcaagtttttaaaataaaatctatattATGACTTTTAATACTTCACAGAAACACATCCTCACTTCAATGGAAGGTGACCTAAAGTAACAGAGCTCACCGACAGACGCTCGCACTGTGGTGAGGTCATAACTCTCCAGATGGAAAATGACCTTCTCCAAAGCCTTGATGCCCTCCTCAGCGGTGAAATTCACTTCATGGTGATCACTGCCAATGTAAGCTGCTACCTGcagaagaacaacaacaacattcagATCAGGAAAATCAAAACTGCATTCACTAGCTCTGGAAGAGGACAGAGATTAAAACTACTCTGCTGATTAAACCCCACTGACCTTCCGAGCAGCTGCAGCATCTGGACTGTCTTTGTCCCCAATGGCAAACGTCTGGATTGGGTAATCCAGCTGATTCTCTTTGGCCAGTTTGACAAGAGTAGCAGCCACCAGACTGGAGTCCAGCCCACCTGTAGAAGAGGGGAGGGCTCTACTGGCAGATCATTgatttgtgtgggtttattcTTTTAGGCATTTTTTTTAGGATCCAAGCACTGTATGTACAAAACCCTAAAGTATAACCGGACGGCTATCTACAGGGGAGACTCTGTGATAGTAGTCCCGTAAAGTTTACCAAGAGGAAAGTTTCAAGTGCCGATAAGAGTGCTTTGCACACGGTGGGAATCGAACCGGGGTCGTTTGGGTGCAAGGGCAGTGAGTGTACCAGTGTACTATGTATAAATTGTatattgtaaaaataatatacaaaattcttttttggGAACGAAAATCATGCGAGGAGGTGGTGGATCAACCGACCGGGTCCCAGGGGCACATAGGTAGGGCTTCAAATGGGAGACGTGGAAAGTCCGGTTGACCTTTAGGGACGGTGGCAACTGAAGCCTGTATGACACAGGATTGACATGCCGGCTGACCTTAAATGGTCCAGTGTATTTGGGCGCCAATTTTTTATTGGTGACCCTGAATGGGAGATCTTTGGCGGCTAACCATTCACGCTGGCCTGGACAACAAGATGGCCCCAGCTGATGCCATCGGTCTACTAACGTCTTGCGAGAAGCAGACTGTGCCTGTAAGGTGATGCGTGTACGCCGCAACGCCACCTTGCAATGATGCACCATGATGGCAGCCGAAGGGACATCAGTTTCAGTCTCTTGGCCAGGGAATAAGGGAGGTAAATATCCAAACTGACACTCAAAGGGGGACATGCCCAGAGATGAGTGCCAGAGCGTGTTGTGATCATATTCTGCCCAGAACAAGTTATCAGCCCAGGTAGCAGGGTTGGTGGATGCCAAGCCCCGAAGAGACTGTTCCAGGTCCTGGTTCACCCTCTCAGTCTGACCATTAGACTGAGGGTGATAACCAGAGGATAGGCTGACTGAAGCCCCTAGAGAAGCACAGAAAGCCTTCCAAAAGCGGCTGGAGAACTGGGGACCCCTGTCCAAAACAAGGTCCTTAGGAATTCCATGGTATCGCACTACCTGGTTCAGAATGAGTTGTGCAGTCTCCTGGGTGAAGGGAGTTTGGGCAGAGCAAGAAACCGGGCTGCTTTGGAAAACCTGTCCACAATCACCATGATGACAGTGTTGCTTTTGGACTTGGGTAACCCAGTAATAAAGTCCAAAGACAGATGTGACCATGGGCGGTGTGGAATAGGTAGAGGATGGAGTAGGCCCAAAGACTTGGTTCTGGGTTCCTTGTTACGTGCACATGTCTCACAGGATGACACAAATTGTCAGACTTCCCTTGCCATACTAGGCCACCAGAACCGTCGTTGTAAGAATTTCAAGGTTCGGGTGGTCCCTGGATACCCTGCAAAGAGCTGGTGTGTCCTCAGTTTATGACCCGGGTCTGGACACTAGAAGGTACATAGAGCCTGTTTGCAGGACACCCACCTGGATCTGGCTCAATTTGCATGGCTTTTCTGACTACATCATTAATCTCCCACCGTAATGTTGCCAAAATGCATTCAGGAGGAACGGAGAAGAAAGCAGTACAGAAAGATCTTTCCACTGCCTGGAAAGGGCATCAGATTTAATATTCTTGGAACCTGGACGATAAGATAGTGTGAAGTCGAAACGACTGAAGAACAAGGCCCAACGGGCTTGTCTAGGATTCAGTCATTTCGCTGCCTGAATGTAAGAGAGGTTTTTATGATCAGTCCAGACCAAGAATGGGTGTTTTGCCCCCTCCAGCCAGTGTCTCCATTCCTTAAGAGCCATCTTAACAACTAAGAACTCTTGATCCCCCATGTCATAATTCCGTTTGCTAGGAGTCAAGCAATGGGAGAAATACGCACAAGGATGGAGTTTGTGTTCCTCACCTGAGCGTTGGGACAGAACAGCACCTATCCCAATATCAGAGGCTTTTACCTCTACCACAAAGGGTAGGTCTGGGTCTGGGAGATGCAAGAGAGGAGCAGTAGTTAACCTGTGCTTGAGATCTTCAAAAGCTTTCTGGGCTTCGTCAGTCCATCGCAAAGGGCCAGACTGCTTTTGGGTCAACACAGTAAGTGGGGCTGCCACAGTGCCAAACTTTTTCCTGACAAACCAGCGGTAAAAATTGGCAAAACCCAGAAATCGCTGGACCAAGCGGAGGGAGGTAGGGTGAGGCCAGTCAGCCACTGCTTTTAGTTTGGTTGGGTCCATAGCTAGACTGCCCTTGCAGACCACAAATCCCAAGAAATGTACAACAGGTACATGGAATTGGGATTTCTCTAGTTTGACAAAGAGATGGTTTTCCAAGAGTAGTTGTAGGACCCGATGGACATGGACGACATGCTCTTTCATGGTcttactgaatataaatatgtcattcaaataaatgaacacaTAGAGACAGAGTGTCTCCTGCAGGACCTCATGGATGAGTATTTGAAAGACATCCAGCGCATTCATCAAGCCGAAAGGCATAACTAGGTACTCGTAATGACCTGTGGGGGTGATGAAGGCTGTCTTCCACTCATCTACTTGCCGAATACGCACCAGATTGTAGGCGCTCCCGAGGTCTAATTTTTTCCCGAGGTCACTGAGGCCTGTTGGAGCACCTCAAATGTGGTGGTCATAAGAGGCAAATGATAACAGTCCTTGATAGCAATTTTATTGAGACCTCTGTAATCTATGCAGGGACGTAGACCACCATCCTTTTTCCCCACAAAGAAAAACCCTGCACCCGCGGGAGAGGTAGAGGGGTGGATGATACCCTGTGCCAGGGCGTCTTTAATGTAATTCTCCATAGCAACCTTTTCAGGActggagaaagaaaagagatgcCCCCTGGTGGGAAGAGTGCCACGTTGTAACTCTATGGCACAATTGAAGGTCCGATGAGGTGGTAGTACTTCTTTTTTCTGCTTACTAAAAACCTCCTGGAGGTCATGGTAAGCGGTTGGTACTTTCCTTAAATCGATGGGGTTACCTGGGAATGTCCTAGGGCTCCCCAGGACTCCAGGACATAAGCATGAAGTTTTGCAATGGGGTCCCCACTGCTGAATGCATGTAGATAGCCAATCAATGTGAGGGTTATGCCTCTGTAACCAAAAGAACCTCAGGATAACAGGCAGGTCAGGTGCCCGGGTCAAGAACAATGACAGTCGTTCTGTGTGTTGACCCACTTTCATGATGATGGGCTTGGTTTGTTGGTTGATGGCCCCTGATCTGAGTGGGGATCTGTCAACAGCAGAAACTGGCAAAGGAGTGGTCAGGGGCTCCATGGGCAACCCCAGCAGCTGAACAGCAGAAATGTCCATGAAGTCACCTGCTGCACCGGAGTCAATAAATGCTGTTACACGACCTTCCTTGAGTGGTTCTCCCTATAACATCATGACAGTGAGAAACAACCCGCTTGCATGGGGACTAAGAAGAGGGCCTACCCTGTGGTAGCCCTACCGGGGGTAGGCCTGGCATTTTACTGGCCTGGTAGGGGAATTATTTACTTTGTGGTCCTCCTTACCACAATACATACATTGACCCTGACGTCTCCTTGTTTCCGCTTCCTGAGGAGTAATATGGGTGTGACCAAGGCTTGCAAGGTAATCCGGGCTTGCAAATCCCACCTGCTCTCAGCAGCCAGGGTACAGAAGGCAATGTTGTATTCAGCAACATGGCTTTGGAAAAAAGTGTGGAAGTGGCACAGTCAGGAGACTCTGATTCCCAGAGGCCTGTAGCCCATGTCAATGCAAGATCTGAAAATAATGAGATCATATATGCCACCTTGGCCCTTTCAGTGGGTCAAGCTGTTGGATGCTTGCTCGAAAGCCAAGGAGCACTGGAGCAGCAAGCCCTGACATCCACCTGGCTCTCCACTAAATCTTACTGGGGCTGGTAGCATAATATCCCCACTAGGTGGAGGAAGCGGCTGAGTGGGTGAAACGGATGGCGTATCTTCCATGGGTGGAGAAGCCAGTCGTTGAATTGCTACAGTTAATTCCTTTAGACGCTGAGAAATCTGATTTAAAGCCTCCTCATATTTACCCAAATGGGCTCCCTGAGATGATATGGCTTGTTGTAAAGCAGCCTTATCTGCTGAATCCATTATACTGGCGGAGTCTTGCTGTAACAGGACGGCTATCTACAGGGGAGACTCTGTGATAGTAGTCCCGTAAAATTTACCAAGAGGAAAGATTCAAGTGCAGATAAGAGTGCTTTGCACATGGTGGGAATTGAACCGGGGTCATTTGGGTGCAAGGGCAGTGAGTGCAAGGGCCGTGAGTTGATTCAACCCAAAGGTAGCAAGTTCAAAAGAAACCTGAAAGACTCCTTTTGGAGAAAAAACACCAAATTACCAGCGTGGTCTGGTTTAGTACAAACTCAAGACTGAGAGAGCAGCGCGCAGGTCTTATAAAGTGTCAGCACCAGCTGTTCTCACTTGGGCTGATTACTAGGCATCCTGGTgcataaatcaaattaaaagtgAGGTTTCACATGTCTAAGATGTGGACACATGCACTGTATACATTTGTGTGCAATGCAAAGTTACATGATCTCAAATCTCGCAACACAAGTACAATTTAtgatgtgtttttatgcttgATCTGATTAGCAAGTACCTGAGAGGAGGCACCCGATTCTCCTTTGGCCCATCTGCTGTTTCCTCACTGCATTTTCAAACAGGATCCTGATGTTGGATTTCACTGTCTGTGGATCAAAACctacacaaacagaaacaatttCAACAATTCTGGGATATTAATAAGATGGACTGTAGTTAAATACTTACACTGGGGGTTGTTTCAGCTcagacatttattcattatctgtaacccttatccacttcagggtatattaaaataaatgtggacAAATTTTTTTTCGATTTTGAAGAATTtcttaaagcttttttttttgctaatccAAAAATATCAATATGCTTTATAACactttgtgtgttattttatagAGTATGTACTCAAATACAATGTACAAATATGATACATTCAGACAGGAAATGACGCTTTAGTTAGCTGTCCAGAAATCTTCATTGCTCATGTTATCTGTGATGGTGTGATCTCCTGTGATCTCTGAATTTCTACCTTGGCTGAGTTTCCCAGCGCTGTCATAAATGGCATGTTTGGGTTCATCTGTGCAGCTGTGGAAACGGTCCAGCTTGACAGACTCCACTTTTCCACTCAACTTCAGGTCAAACACCTCGAAGTGACCGGGTGGGAAGGGTGTGATCTTCACTGGTTCAGACATAGAGTGTGTGATCTGTGTTAGACCTGAGGACACAGAGGTGGTGCAGACAGGTTTTCAGACAATatcaaatgttaaaatatatggTCTCATTTATCTTAGGGGTTCTTCAGTTCACTTCTTACAGAACTATGAACAACTACAGCTGTCCATGATCACGTTGGCCTAATGAGTGATGAGTTGGAACAgaaattttataaacatttgacCATGTTGTGAGCCCTAATTGGAGCTTCTCTGGTGAAAATCAAGCCCCTGTAAAAAGATCCCAGATGCTGGAGTCTTACCTTTGGCCTCTGAGCAGACGGCGAGGAGACCATTGTCTGTCAGCATCTTAAACATGGGTTTCACTCCGTATGTGTCCCTACCCAGGAAAACCTTCCTGTTGGCTGTGTCCAGCAGGATAAAGGCAAACACACCATCCAGCAGAGGGGCCATTGTCTCAATGCCGAAGCGGTCGTACAGGTGAAGCATGATCTCGCCATCCGTTCTGGTCTGATAGTCAAACTCAAAGAACTCTTGCAGCTTtaggcaaaaaatatatatatattagaactAAACACAGCTATCAGTCCCCAAGGCAAAGATACATTGTGTACAAACGTTGGGAGAAACTTCAACTACTATGACATACAGCCTTTATAAATTCCATACAGACCTCAGACATAGTATATGTGACACTCTGTTGCAGCTCCACATGAGCCTAAAATCTCccaaccctcacacacacacacttgcacacacttGTTACTACTGTGAAGGGAGAACAAACTCACTATTGATAACCTtctatttcagaagaaactctGGAGTCAGTGTCTACAAACGGGATAAAACCACTCTCCTGGAAGTCAGTGACTGTGGATTGAACCTTGTGATTGTTAGCTCATACCCTTTCGTAGTTGTAGATCTCTCCATTGAAGCAAAGCCAGAGGTAGGGGAACTTCTTGATCCTCAGCGGCTGCATGCCACACAGCTGGTCCAAGATGGCCAGGCGGTGAAAACCGAAGCAGCAGTTGGTGAAGTCGTTAACATTCTCAAATCGGAAAGCGTCCGGACCACGGTGAGCGATCTTCATTGCACAGGTGCACTGTACTGACAGGCACTCGTCACTCCCAAATAACGCCCAGATACCACACATTGTGCTGTGGGAGACAAAAGAAAGAGTTATTAGTCTCAAATAAGTATATACAGTGATATAAAGTTTTgctaaaacatatttgtacatttgtacCACATGTGAAAGTCCACTATGTTCAGAAACATTTTGccaattaatttatttcactgtatatACGTAACCTGGCGGTAGGTAAAGGCAGCAAATGAGCATCAGCAGACCACAGTTAGTGTGAAGgacaatgattattattattattgccagAACACTAGAAACGCAAAGCCCATTGAtttgtttgattgattgattcacCCATTTGTTTTAGACATTTCCATTGCTTGAAAACTCAAAATTTTAACACACCtcaaactgacaaaaaaaattatCCACATAGTTACAAACTGCTGAAAATTGGCACACTCGTTAGGCTTCTCAAGGTTTTAGAaacttttttttaccttttttcttGTATGTGGCTAGATGActcagtggtttttgttttggttACCACAAACCTCCACTATTCACACATTTTGCTAGAAAAAAAGACCTCAATATGTCGCAGCTTGACTTGTATTAGCTCCagacagtggtggacagtaaggaagtaaatgtaattcattactgtacttaagtacaGTGGAATCTCTACTAAAGATAtactatactaacgaacttttccaagatacgaaccgagcatttgaatattttttgcctccaccaacgaaccatgactctagaaacaaacTCGAGCCTccgctggaaatggccactgaccccaataggcgagtctcccagcgaatcgaaattcgtgctaagttaagtcgtatctacgcttcgtctccccacattcacccgcctactctccgttattccacccacccccccacctcccgtcatacagccaatgcctgtgttactccttcagccagtcgtcacgtcttcaaggtagcgatatgtaaccacttaaaacttttatttgttttttattactgttaccactgtatttctcttttatttttagaaatgctacatgtattttttttttttactagtttgagagtgttgtaaacatatatcagtgcaaaaagggtgaggggtgggggctggaatgcATTTATTGCTTTTccgttattttaaatggggaaacaTCAACATCTCCTTAAATTCATTGGAACCCAACTGTGAGTTTGACACTGAATCTGTCCTCTCCTGTGTggtaaaaacaattaaaagtgGAAACAAGGGGTTATAGGACGAACTTGAACTGTTTTTACCACTACAAAGTTTATCCGCGTAAAACCAATAAAACCAAAGGCAGGCTTTTATTTAATCAATTATTTTGTGAATTTTAGactttcagttcttagaactgAACAAAATGATCTGTACCGTttagtatttggctgtatttgagtcatcaatAACTAACATTCATATACACAGCTTTACagatctgtagatgtcacaaatcactcaccGACGATGAGAGTCAGTTGGaggtttattaaacacaatacatgaagcgaggtcaaaaccagaatattccaaaaccccaaaaatcagtacagagagTGAGACAAGTGCAAGAATTAGAATAGAAAGTATTCTGTCTTATTAGCTCTATAGCGTCACCTAtgttttcagtgtgtatttGACCCCTCTAGAATGCTTGAAAATTCACTCTTTAAGATCTCACATagatttagaaatatataaggCACACAAAATGCTCTTCtggaagaatgggcaagaattcCCACAGACACACTCCAAAATCCAGTAAAAAGCCTTCGCAGAAGAGTGGAAGCTAGAATTAGGGCTGCAAATGGGGTTTAAGTCCATATTAAAGAGAATGTCTACGACTGtggggaaacgctgttctctcTTGGGTTGTTTACAATCGAAATCTCCTTGTCTTTTAAGTGGAACAGTTTGCTCGAGGAGGCTGTTTTTTGTACAGGgatgaagtgtaacttgtctacgtttttattcactgtttgaaataccacaaagacttgtttgtaactcgagctgtttagtttttgtAGGACTTTCGGTAACGCAGGTAGCCAGTTAGACATTTCCCCCTTGAGATGCGAAACAGCAAAAgtatgtcaatattacccagctatggagtaggaatagagcaataccctcctcatttcagttcatgcttttcactGTTTGGAGTTCGCTccattatcaaaaaaaaaaaaaatactccagatgtgtttgtgtgtgtgtgtgtgtgtgtgagagagagagagagagagagagtatatttTTTGACAATGGATTAGCTTAGCATACAGAACTGAGACAGATGTTTTTTATATACTCATTTAGACTCTGGGGCTTTGTGAAcccattagaccagtttcaagcACGCAAATAGTGatgaaatgtctgaattttataacatgttttttgattaggagtgtggtgtgttctccctgtgtctgcgtgggtttcctccgggtgactgtctgtgaggagtgtggtgtgttctccctgtgtctgcgtgggtttcctccgggtgactgtctgtgaggagtgtggtgtgttctccctgtatctgcgtgggtttcctccgggtgactgtctgtgaggagtgtggtgtgttctccctgtgtctgcgtgggtttcctccgggtgactgtctgtgaggagtgtggtgtgttctccctgtgtctgtgtgggtttcctccgggtgactgtctgtgaggagtgtggtgtgttctccctgtgtctgtgtgggtttcctccgggtgccccagtttcctcccatgctccaaaaacacatgttggtaggtggattggcgactcaaaagtgtccataggtgtgaatgtgtgagtgtgtgtgtgttgccctgtgaaggactaccgccccctccagggtgtgttttcaccttgcgtgaccctgaattggataagcggttacagacaataaatgaatggttTTGGTTTTCCATacagtaatataaatatataacagttACACCATGTCCTGAAGTATCAAATGTAAAcaccagttgtttttttttttttttcaagagcAGTGAAATATCACCCTTATTTCTGTCCAGTGCCCTTTTTTccactgaaatgtttttttccagTATCCAAACAAGCCAAACTTGTTATGACTCTTATTCTCAATAGCACTGAAAGTCATGACTGAAATAAAACTATTAGTTACAGCATGAAGAAAAATGTGCCATCAAAACAGTTTACCATTTCTCTAGACTATTATGCATATATGTTTTTTACATGTATTCCGTTCGTTCTCTTCACTTTCACTTGTTTTTCTGTCCCTTCATTCCTTTTCCTT of the Hoplias malabaricus isolate fHopMal1 unplaced genomic scaffold, fHopMal1.hap1 scaffold_333, whole genome shotgun sequence genome contains:
- the LOC136681713 gene encoding asparagine synthetase [glutamine-hydrolyzing]-like isoform X1 is translated as MCGIWALFGSDECLSVQCTCAMKIAHRGPDAFRFENVNDFTNCCFGFHRLAILDQLCGMQPLRIKKFPYLWLCFNGEIYNYERLQEFFEFDYQTRTDGEIMLHLYDRFGIETMAPLLDGVFAFILLDTANRKVFLGRDTYGVKPMFKMLTDNGLLAVCSEAKGLTQITHSMSEPVKITPFPPGHFEVFDLKLSGKVESVKLDRFHSCTDEPKHAIYDSAGKLSQGFDPQTVKSNIRILFENAVRKQQMGQRRIGCLLSGGLDSSLVAATLVKLAKENQLDYPIQTFAIGDKDSPDAAAARKVAAYIGSDHHEVNFTAEEGIKALEKVIFHLESYDLTTVRASVGMYLISKYIREKTDSVVIFSGEGSDELTQGYIYFHKAPSLKDAAEDSVRLLKELYLFDGLRADRTTAAHGLELRVPFLDNRFAAYYLSLPEEMRAPKDGVEKYLLRDAFRGRNLIPDEILWRRKEAFSDGLTSMKKSWYTILQEHIESEISDSQLTKAAKLFPYNTPTTKEGLYIRQIFEKHYPGRCEWTPHYWMPRWIKATDPSARTLSIYTPDKDQ
- the LOC136681713 gene encoding asparagine synthetase [glutamine-hydrolyzing]-like isoform X2 yields the protein MCGIWALFGSDECLSVQCTCAMKIAHRGPDAFRFENVNDFTNCCFGFHRLAILDQLCGMQPLRIKKFPYLWLCFNGEIYNYERLQEFFEFDYQTRTDGEIMLHLYDRFGIETMAPLLDGVFAFILLDTANRKVFLGRDTYGVKPMFKMLTDNGLLAVCSEAKGLTQITHSMSEPVKITPFPPGHFEVFDLKLSGKVESVKLDRFHSCTDEPKHAIYDSAGKLSQGFDPQTVKSNIRILFENAVRKQQMGQRRIGCLLSGGLDSSLVAATLVKLAKENQLDYPIQTFAIGDKDSPDAAAARKVAAYIGSDHHEVNFTAEEGIKALEKVIFHLESYDLTTVRASVGMYLISKYIREKTDSVVIFSGEGSDELTQGYIYFHKAPSLKDAAEDSVRLLKELYLFDGLRADRTTAAHGLELRVPFLDNRFAAYYLSLPEEMRAPKGRGGSRAYLESLGARRKYTPWRGCQSFTGQHTHTHLQTLLSRQSTYQRVFLDCGRKPEHPEETHADTGRTHHLLTVIYDSLLYNQQKKRIMVIDSIFLLIK